From a single Lewinella sp. LCG006 genomic region:
- a CDS encoding ABC1 kinase family protein, with the protein MKASALNIATTSTLMRYEKVFGTFIKYGFEDLLAHPPLNRLVPQTNRFVPSRAGRKVSEFTRYERIRLVCEELGTTFIKFAQIASNRPDLLPDELITELAKLQDQVPPVAIEEIYATMAQEFSRPWQEMVEYFDPQPLASASMAQVHRARLVGGREVVLKVQRPGIREVIAADIAILNQLVGILESYFPALLVYQPGELVKMFEQSITEELSFRREAANLLHFQQMFRENNQVLIPAIYQELSTDKILCMEYVPGYKITDLDQLSPFNITGKELALRGIGLYFEQVFEHGFFHADPHPGNIFVLEDGRIAFLDYGMVGTVSERDKLLFAQLLLAIYDQDVQGLKKAILKFSTGLTKDKERELEYDIIYVLRQYASIALEDIDGMEVMQGLNALFYDYKIKLPANLLLLLKALVIMEGVGLQLDPHYDIIANIGPYVQRLLSKRFSPLRLRRELLRSAEDTTNLLRELPEDIREILRKVKEGKLHIEFEHKGLQPTADKVSESIKLLSYTLLVVAIIIAASLIVVAKIPPLIDGVALWGIVGFGLAALLALRTIFSLRTRK; encoded by the coding sequence ATGAAGGCCAGTGCCTTAAATATCGCCACCACTTCTACTTTGATGAGGTACGAGAAGGTTTTTGGAACCTTTATAAAATACGGTTTTGAAGACCTTCTCGCTCATCCGCCACTCAACCGACTGGTGCCACAGACCAACCGGTTTGTGCCCAGTCGAGCGGGGCGCAAGGTGAGTGAATTTACGCGCTATGAGCGTATCCGTCTGGTGTGTGAAGAATTGGGGACGACCTTCATCAAGTTTGCTCAAATTGCGAGCAATCGCCCGGATTTGCTGCCGGATGAGTTGATTACGGAGTTGGCTAAGTTACAGGATCAGGTGCCGCCTGTAGCGATAGAAGAAATTTATGCTACCATGGCGCAGGAGTTTTCCCGCCCCTGGCAGGAGATGGTCGAGTATTTTGATCCCCAACCCTTGGCTTCTGCCTCTATGGCGCAGGTTCATCGTGCGCGTTTGGTAGGGGGGAGGGAGGTTGTTTTGAAAGTTCAGCGGCCCGGCATCCGCGAAGTGATTGCAGCGGATATTGCTATTCTCAATCAGTTGGTAGGGATACTTGAAAGCTATTTTCCGGCATTGTTGGTGTATCAACCTGGCGAGCTGGTGAAAATGTTTGAACAAAGCATTACCGAAGAATTGAGTTTTCGCCGTGAGGCCGCTAATTTGCTGCATTTTCAACAGATGTTTCGGGAAAACAACCAGGTGTTGATTCCGGCTATTTACCAGGAATTGTCTACGGATAAGATTCTCTGTATGGAGTATGTGCCCGGTTATAAAATCACCGACCTCGATCAGTTGTCTCCGTTTAATATCACCGGAAAGGAATTGGCCCTACGTGGTATTGGACTATATTTTGAGCAGGTGTTTGAACACGGGTTCTTCCATGCCGACCCTCACCCCGGCAACATCTTCGTGCTAGAGGATGGCCGGATTGCCTTCCTTGATTATGGTATGGTGGGCACGGTGAGTGAGCGCGACAAATTGTTGTTCGCCCAGTTGCTGCTCGCCATTTATGACCAGGACGTGCAGGGATTGAAAAAGGCGATCCTCAAATTCTCTACGGGCCTGACCAAAGACAAAGAGCGTGAGCTGGAATACGACATCATTTATGTCCTCCGCCAGTACGCCAGCATTGCTTTGGAGGATATTGATGGAATGGAGGTAATGCAGGGGCTCAACGCCTTGTTTTATGATTATAAAATCAAGCTTCCGGCCAATTTGCTTTTATTACTGAAAGCCCTGGTCATCATGGAAGGCGTCGGCTTACAGTTGGATCCCCACTACGACATTATCGCCAATATCGGTCCTTATGTTCAGCGTTTGTTGTCGAAGCGTTTTAGTCCGCTGCGGTTGCGGCGCGAGTTGCTAAGATCGGCCGAAGATACGACCAACCTTTTGCGCGAACTGCCGGAAGATATTCGTGAAATTCTTCGCAAAGTAAAAGAAGGCAAACTCCACATTGAATTTGAACATAAAGGCCTGCAACCTACGGCCGACAAAGTGAGTGAGAGTATCAAACTCCTTTCTTATACGCTGCTGGTGGTAGCGATTATTATTGCTGCTTCCTTGATAGTGGTGGCCAAAATCCCCCCACTTATTGATGGTGTCGCCCTGTGGGGGATCGTCGGTTTTGGGCTGGCGGCTTTGCTGGCACTGAGAACGATATTTTCCTTGCGAACAAGGAAATAA
- a CDS encoding acyl-CoA thioesterase: MSKISLDQYKVQIEYPVQWGDMDAARHVNNLVYLRWAESSRLAYFERMGISNNFSEGVDPILGWQDCKYIFPMVYPDTAVIGVRVIEIKEDRFLIESAIFSKVHQRIAAISRQSIVPYDYAALRKAALPEEWVAKIKEIDAF, from the coding sequence ATGAGTAAAATTTCGCTTGACCAATACAAGGTCCAAATAGAATACCCGGTACAATGGGGAGATATGGATGCTGCACGGCACGTTAATAATCTGGTGTATCTGCGTTGGGCTGAATCTTCGCGGCTGGCGTATTTTGAACGCATGGGCATCAGCAACAACTTCAGCGAGGGCGTAGACCCCATACTGGGCTGGCAAGATTGTAAATACATTTTCCCTATGGTATATCCGGATACCGCCGTGATCGGGGTAAGGGTGATTGAAATCAAGGAGGACCGCTTTCTGATAGAATCGGCTATTTTTTCCAAAGTCCATCAGCGGATCGCGGCCATCTCCCGACAGTCGATTGTGCCCTACGATTATGCTGCTTTGCGCAAAGCGGCTTTGCCAGAAGAGTGGGTAGCAAAAATCAAAGAAATTGACGCTTTCTAG